CAGGTGGAGGGCGACAACATCGGCGTGACCATCTTCGACCGCAGGAGCGGCAAGAGCCTGTTCTACGCGCCGGGCCTGGGTGCCATCACGCCGCCCGTGTTCGACGCCATGGCCAATGCCGATGCGGTGATGGTGGACGGCACTTTCTGGACCGACGACGAGATGGTTCGCCTGGGCGTCAGCGGCAAGCATGCGCGCGAGATCGGCCACCTGCCGCAGTCGGGCGAGGGCGGAATGATCGAGTGGTTGTCCCGCTTGCCGCCGACCACCCGGCGGCGCATGCTGATCCACATCAACAACACCAACCCGATCCTCGACGAAGATTCCGAAGAGCATGCGGCGCTCCGGCGCGCAGGCATCGAGCCGTGCGAAGACGGCATGGCCATTCAACTCTGACCGGGACAAGCGCCGCAGCGCCACACCATGCACGCCGACAGAATCCAGGACCCCTTTCGCACGGCCGCGGGCAGCCCCGCATCCGCACCGGCCTGGAGCCGCGAGGAATTCGAAGCCAAGCTGCGCGAGCGCGGCCGCAGCTATCACATCCACCATCCATTCAACGTCATGCTCAACAGCGGCCGGGCCACGCCCGAGCAGATCCGCGGCTGGGTGGCGAACCGCTTCTACTACCAGATCGCGATCCCCATCAAGGATGGCGCGGTGCTCTCGAACTGTCCCGACCTCGAGGTGCGCCGCGGCTGGGTGCAGCGCATCCTCGACCACGACGGCTTCGAGCTCGGGGGCGTCAAGGACGAAGGCGGCATCGAGGCCTGGCTGCGCCTGGCCGAAGCGGTGGGCCTTTCGCGCGACGAAGTGCTCGACCTGCGCCACGTGGTGCCGGCCATGCGCTTCGCCGTCGATGCCTACGTGAACTTTGCGCGCCGCGCGCCGTGGCAGGAGGCGGTGTGCTCGTCGCTCACCGAGCTCTTCGCGCCCGAGATCCACAAGCAGCGCCTGGCCACCTGGCCCGAGCACTACGGCTGGATCGAGCCGGGCGGCCTGAGCTACTTTCGCAACCGCGTGAGCCAGGCCCGGCGCGACGTGGAGCAGGGCCTTGCCATCACGCTCGCGCACTTCGACACCCGCGCGCTGCAGGAGCGCGCGCTGGAGGTGCTGCAGTTCAAGCTCGACATCCTCTGGGCCATGAACGACGCGATGGCCACGCGCTACGGCGTGGCGGCCGCAGGAACGGCATGAGCGGAAACAGGACCATGCTCGGCGCCGAGAGCAAACCCCGCATCGGCCCCGGCTTTCGCCTGCAGTGGGAGCCGGCGCAGGAATGCCATGTGCTGCTCTACCCCGAGGGCATGGTGCGGCTCAACGGCAGCGCGGGCGAGATCATGAAGCGCTGCGACGGGGAGCGCAGCGTGGCGCAGATCGTGGCCGACCTGGAGCAGGCCTTCGACACCACCGGCCTCGAACCCGAGGTGCGCGGCTTCGTCGAAATGGCGGCGCAGCAGAACTGGCTTCGCTGGGACCCGGCATGACCACAACGCCTCCGCGCCCCGGACCGCCGCTCTGGCTGCTGGCCGAGCTGACCTACCGCTGCCCGCTGCATTGCGTGTTCTGCTTCAACCCGGTCGACTTCGCGACCCAGGAGAACGAGCTCGGCACCGAAGACTGGCTGCGCGTGCTGCGCGAAGGCCGCGAGCTCGGCGCGGTGCAATGCGGCCTCTCGGGCGGCGAGCCGCTGTTGCGCGACGACCTCGAAGTCATCATTGCCGAGGCCGCGCGGCTGGGCTACTACACCAACCTGCTGACCTCGGGCGTCGGCCTCACGGCACAGCGCGCCGCGGCGCTCAAGGCCGCGGGGCTGGACCACGTGCAGCTGTCGTTCCAGGATTCCACGCGCGAGATGAACGACTTTCTCTCGCACACCAAGACCTTCGAGCTGAAGAACCGGGTGGCGAAGATCATCAAGGACCAGGGCTGGCCGATGGTGCTCAACGTGGTGATCCACCGCATGAACATCGACCACATCGACCGCATCATCGAGATGGCGCACGAGATGGGGGCCGAGTACCTCGAGCTCGCCAACACGCAGTACTACTCCTGGGCCTTCGTCAACCGCGACCAGCTGCTGCCCACGCACGAGCAGCTGCGCCATGCCGAGGCGGTGACCGACGCCTGGCGCAAGCGGCTGGGCGAGCGCATGCGCATCTTCTTCGTGGCGCCCGACTACCACGAGGGCAAGGCCAAGAAATGCGTCAACGGCTGGGGCAGCATGTTCCTCACGGTGGCGCCCGACGGCACCGCGCTGCCCTGCCACACGGCCAAGATGCTGCCGGGCCTCGAGTTTCCGAACGTGAAGGCGCAGAGCCTGCGCGACATCTGGTTCGACTCCGAAGGCTTCAACCGCTACCGCGGCACCGGCTGGATGAAGGAGCCCTGCGCCAGCTGCGACCAGCGCGAACAGGACTTGGGCGGCTGCCGCTGCCAGGCCTACCTGCTGGCGCAGGATGCCGCAGCCGCCGACCCGGTGTGCGCCAAGAGTCCCGACCACCAGCGCGTGGTGGATGCGGTGGAACGCGCCGCCGCAAGAGACCCGGCGGCGCCGGTCGAGCATCCGCTGGTGTTCCGCGATCCGGCCAACTCGCGCCGGCTCTCGGCCGCGCTCGTCACGCCGGACGCGTGAGGCCGCGCGGCGGCGTGCGGTCGATCGCCTTCTTCTCGCCCCGCGCGGGACGCCGCTCGCGAAGCCAGCCGAAATCGGGCGCGAAGCGCCACGCCAGCAGAGCGAGCGCCAGCAGCGCGGGGATCCAGCGCAGGTCGGTGTCCGTGGGCACGAGTTCGGCATAGCGGCGGTCGAGCATGGCCGTCATCAGCGCCTCGGGCGTGTTCAGTCGCCGGTAGTTCACGCCCACCAGCTCGGCCAGCGCGCGCAGGTGGTCTTGCCTGAGCTCGGAAAGATGCTCGTGGTTCAGCGTGCCGCCCATGGCCGATCCCTGTACCACCTCGTCGGCGCGCCAGTAGCCGGCAGGTTCGCCGTTGCTGCCGGTCTTGGGAATGGGCACCGGCACGTCGCCGCCCACGCCGACCAGCCAGCCCTTCACGTCGCCGGGCTTGATGTCCGTCATCGGCGGGGTCTCGTTGATGCGCAGGGGCGGCGACTCCTGGCCGTCGCTGATGAAGACGAAGCGCGTGTCCGGCCCGATGCTGCGGGCGCCGCGCACGGCCCAGGTCACGCCCTTGCTGACGTTGCTGGCATTGGCCCAGCGCATGCGCCCGTCGATGCGCTCGAGCGAGGCCAGCAGTTCTTCATAGTGGCTGCAAACCTCCACGGGCGTGAGGATCACCACCGACCGGTAGTCCGCGAAAATGCTCCAGCCCACCCTGGAGCCGCAGGGCAGTGCGCCCAGCACCTCGCGCATGGCAGCACGCGCGAGCGTGAGCCGGCTCACGGCCGCGTGGTTCAGCTCGACGTCTTCCACGTTCATGCTCTGCGTGATGTCGAAGCTCACCTGCCAGTTGAACACCGGCCGCTGCAGCTGCACGCGCGGCGGCCAGACCGCGAGCGCCAGCAGCAGCATCGCGAGCAGCAACGGACCATTGCCGGTGCCGCCGAAGAGGCGCCGCGATGCCGACAGCCACCGGCGCACCGGCGACGGCTTCACGGCAGGTCTCCGGCGACGAAGCCCGGAACCCGCACGCGCCGCTGCTCGTGCGCCGGCTGCTGCTCGGCGGAAAAGGCTTCCTGGTCTTCGGGCGCGAGCCGCAGGGCGCGCTCCAGGTTGTAGCGCGCGTCCCAGTCCTCGGGCGCGGCGCGCAGCAGGTCCCGCAGCCGCTGCTTGCCCAGTTCGAACAGGGGCAGCGCGCCGGCGTCCTGCGCCATGCCCTGGCGCAGGTACATGTTGCCCAGGTTGAACAGCGCCTGCTGCGCGACCGGGTCGCGTTCGCCGCCCTGGATCAGCGCCGCATAGCCCTTGAGCGCGGCGTCGTGTGCCCCGGCCTTCGACAGCGCGATGGCCTGGGCCAGCTGGAGCTGGCGCGGTGCCGAGACGGGCGCGGGCGTGGCATCCGCGCCGGCCGGGGTGGCCGCGATGCGGGCGACCTCGGCGTTCAGGGCTTGCGTGCGCTGCAGGCGCAGGCCGCGCTCCAGCGCCGCGCCGGCGCAGCACAGGCCCAGCACGCCGAAGACCAGGTGCACCGTGCGCCGCTTCACGGGGTCTTCCGCCAGCTTTGCAGCTGCACCGCACGGCACGCGAGCAGGCCCGCGCAGCACAGCATCGCGGCAAGATAGAGCGCCGCGCCATGGTCCCGCCGCGG
The Variovorax sp. OAS795 genome window above contains:
- the pqqC gene encoding pyrroloquinoline-quinone synthase PqqC; translated protein: MHADRIQDPFRTAAGSPASAPAWSREEFEAKLRERGRSYHIHHPFNVMLNSGRATPEQIRGWVANRFYYQIAIPIKDGAVLSNCPDLEVRRGWVQRILDHDGFELGGVKDEGGIEAWLRLAEAVGLSRDEVLDLRHVVPAMRFAVDAYVNFARRAPWQEAVCSSLTELFAPEIHKQRLATWPEHYGWIEPGGLSYFRNRVSQARRDVEQGLAITLAHFDTRALQERALEVLQFKLDILWAMNDAMATRYGVAAAGTA
- the pqqD gene encoding pyrroloquinoline quinone biosynthesis peptide chaperone PqqD — encoded protein: MSGNRTMLGAESKPRIGPGFRLQWEPAQECHVLLYPEGMVRLNGSAGEIMKRCDGERSVAQIVADLEQAFDTTGLEPEVRGFVEMAAQQNWLRWDPA
- the pqqE gene encoding pyrroloquinoline quinone biosynthesis protein PqqE, whose translation is MTTTPPRPGPPLWLLAELTYRCPLHCVFCFNPVDFATQENELGTEDWLRVLREGRELGAVQCGLSGGEPLLRDDLEVIIAEAARLGYYTNLLTSGVGLTAQRAAALKAAGLDHVQLSFQDSTREMNDFLSHTKTFELKNRVAKIIKDQGWPMVLNVVIHRMNIDHIDRIIEMAHEMGAEYLELANTQYYSWAFVNRDQLLPTHEQLRHAEAVTDAWRKRLGERMRIFFVAPDYHEGKAKKCVNGWGSMFLTVAPDGTALPCHTAKMLPGLEFPNVKAQSLRDIWFDSEGFNRYRGTGWMKEPCASCDQREQDLGGCRCQAYLLAQDAAAADPVCAKSPDHQRVVDAVERAAARDPAAPVEHPLVFRDPANSRRLSAALVTPDA
- a CDS encoding MxaL protein, which encodes MKPSPVRRWLSASRRLFGGTGNGPLLLAMLLLALAVWPPRVQLQRPVFNWQVSFDITQSMNVEDVELNHAAVSRLTLARAAMREVLGALPCGSRVGWSIFADYRSVVILTPVEVCSHYEELLASLERIDGRMRWANASNVSKGVTWAVRGARSIGPDTRFVFISDGQESPPLRINETPPMTDIKPGDVKGWLVGVGGDVPVPIPKTGSNGEPAGYWRADEVVQGSAMGGTLNHEHLSELRQDHLRALAELVGVNYRRLNTPEALMTAMLDRRYAELVPTDTDLRWIPALLALALLAWRFAPDFGWLRERRPARGEKKAIDRTPPRGLTRPA
- a CDS encoding MxaK protein gives rise to the protein MKRRTVHLVFGVLGLCCAGAALERGLRLQRTQALNAEVARIAATPAGADATPAPVSAPRQLQLAQAIALSKAGAHDAALKGYAALIQGGERDPVAQQALFNLGNMYLRQGMAQDAGALPLFELGKQRLRDLLRAAPEDWDARYNLERALRLAPEDQEAFSAEQQPAHEQRRVRVPGFVAGDLP